The following are encoded together in the Anaerohalosphaeraceae bacterium genome:
- the tpiA gene encoding triose-phosphate isomerase → MRTLFLAGNWKMNTNSATSVNLAAGLVRELAPIQNVRIAVCPPFVYLQSVAAALSASQIELGAQDVYYEGNGAFTGEISCEMLKDCGCTYVIIGHSERRHILGETDRLINLKIKAAISAGLKPIFCVGELLEERDNGKTFDVVEQQIRKGLEGLSAEQVKTVTIAYEPVWAIGTGRNATPQQAQEVHERIRRQLGDMYGRELAEKMTIQYGGSAKPANTAELLAQPDVDGLLVGGASLKVEDFAAMVKTAAALKK, encoded by the coding sequence ATGAGAACCTTGTTCCTGGCCGGGAACTGGAAAATGAACACAAACAGCGCCACGTCTGTGAATCTGGCAGCCGGTCTGGTTCGTGAACTGGCCCCGATTCAGAATGTCCGCATCGCCGTCTGTCCTCCGTTCGTGTATCTGCAGTCCGTGGCGGCGGCGCTGAGCGCTTCCCAGATTGAACTGGGGGCCCAGGATGTCTATTACGAAGGAAATGGAGCCTTCACCGGGGAAATCAGCTGCGAGATGCTCAAGGACTGCGGCTGCACGTATGTGATTATCGGCCACTCGGAGCGGCGGCACATCCTCGGAGAGACCGACCGGCTCATCAATCTGAAAATCAAGGCCGCAATCAGCGCCGGGCTGAAGCCGATTTTCTGCGTGGGCGAACTGCTCGAAGAGCGGGACAACGGCAAGACGTTCGACGTGGTCGAACAGCAGATTCGAAAGGGGCTGGAGGGGCTTTCGGCCGAGCAGGTCAAAACGGTCACGATAGCCTATGAGCCGGTCTGGGCCATCGGCACCGGACGGAATGCAACGCCCCAGCAGGCCCAGGAAGTTCACGAACGCATCCGCCGGCAGCTGGGGGACATGTACGGCCGGGAGCTGGCGGAAAAAATGACGATTCAGTACGGCGGCTCCGCCAAGCCCGCCAACACGGCGGAACTGCTTGCGCAGCCGGATGTGGATGGTCTTCTGGTCGGCGGGGCCAGTCTGAAGGTGGAAGACTTTGCGGCGATGGTGAAAACAGCCGCCGCCCTGAAAAAATAA
- the pheA gene encoding prephenate dehydratase, with protein MIGAMTLEDLRKQIDLIDEKLVELINQRAQLAVEIGKLKQNRNDPVYVPHREKEVLDKIAALNKGPLPNKALFAVWRELMSGSLCLEQPLRIGFLGPKGSFSHNAAILKFGQSVDYEALADIRAIFEEVSKGHCHFGIVPIENSAGGGVRESLDAFIETDVMVCAELHMAIHHNLMANCPMAQITKIYSQPEVFAQCRNWLAATFKDAQTIPVASSSKAAQLAAEEPGAAAIASAIAAEIYGLKILCEDIEDISSNVTRFLILGKQDAQPTGDDKTIILFSTAHRTGALVDVLNVFKEYNINMTNIGSRPNKKREWEYYFFVDFLGHRLDDNVRKALEEAKKHCLQLSVLGSFPRNTVVL; from the coding sequence GTGATTGGGGCAATGACCTTAGAGGATTTACGAAAGCAGATTGATTTGATCGATGAGAAACTCGTCGAGTTAATCAATCAGCGCGCGCAGCTGGCCGTGGAAATCGGCAAACTCAAACAGAACCGCAATGACCCGGTCTATGTGCCGCACCGGGAAAAGGAGGTTCTGGATAAGATTGCCGCCCTGAACAAGGGCCCGCTGCCGAATAAAGCCCTGTTTGCGGTCTGGCGGGAGCTGATGAGCGGCTCGCTTTGTCTGGAACAGCCGCTTCGAATCGGTTTTTTGGGCCCCAAGGGCAGCTTCAGCCACAACGCCGCCATCTTAAAATTCGGTCAGAGTGTCGATTATGAAGCCCTGGCGGATATTCGCGCAATCTTCGAAGAGGTGAGCAAAGGGCACTGCCACTTCGGGATTGTTCCGATTGAAAACTCTGCGGGCGGAGGCGTTCGGGAATCGCTGGATGCCTTTATTGAAACCGACGTGATGGTTTGCGCCGAACTGCACATGGCCATCCACCACAACCTGATGGCCAACTGTCCGATGGCCCAGATTACGAAAATCTACTCGCAGCCGGAGGTCTTCGCCCAGTGCCGCAACTGGCTGGCGGCCACGTTCAAGGACGCCCAGACAATACCGGTGGCTTCTTCCTCGAAAGCGGCCCAGCTGGCCGCCGAAGAGCCCGGCGCCGCCGCCATTGCCTCCGCCATCGCTGCGGAAATCTACGGGCTGAAAATCCTCTGCGAGGATATCGAGGATATTTCCAGCAACGTCACCCGGTTTCTGATACTCGGCAAACAGGATGCCCAGCCGACCGGCGATGACAAGACCATTATCCTGTTCAGCACGGCGCATCGGACGGGGGCTCTGGTGGACGTGCTGAATGTGTTCAAAGAGTACAACATCAACATGACGAATATCGGCTCGCGGCCCAACAAAAAACGCGAGTGGGAATACTACTTTTTTGTGGACTTTCTCGGGCACCGGCTGGATGACAACGTCCGCAAGGCGCTTGAGGAAGCCAAGAAACATTGTCTGCAGCTGTCGGTACTGGGCAGTTTTCCGCGCAACACGGTGGTTTTGTAG
- a CDS encoding flavoprotein has translation MAADLSILANKKIVLGVSGGIAAYKAADLASKLTSAGAAVRTILTEAAQKLITAKTFEALTGQPVYTDLWSTPEEFQIGHVQTADWADALVVAPATADILAKTAAGICDDLLSTTLCVCWEKPILMAPAMNTRMWTNPATRQNVQTLTTRNIRFVGPAAGRLACGTEGIGRMAEPAEILDALAQLFQK, from the coding sequence ATGGCGGCGGACCTGAGCATTTTGGCGAATAAGAAGATTGTGCTCGGCGTGTCGGGCGGAATAGCGGCGTACAAGGCGGCGGATTTGGCCAGCAAACTCACCTCCGCCGGTGCGGCGGTCCGAACGATTCTCACCGAGGCCGCTCAGAAACTGATTACCGCCAAGACCTTTGAGGCCCTGACCGGCCAGCCGGTCTATACCGACCTGTGGTCGACACCGGAGGAGTTCCAGATTGGACATGTCCAGACGGCCGACTGGGCGGATGCGCTGGTTGTTGCACCCGCCACCGCCGATATCCTGGCCAAAACCGCCGCGGGGATTTGCGACGACCTGTTGAGCACAACCCTGTGCGTCTGCTGGGAAAAGCCGATTCTGATGGCGCCGGCGATGAACACCCGAATGTGGACGAATCCGGCCACCCGGCAGAACGTCCAAACCCTCACGACACGAAATATCCGCTTTGTCGGGCCCGCCGCCGGCCGTCTGGCCTGCGGTACCGAAGGCATCGGGCGAATGGCTGAGCCGGCGGAAATCCTCGATGCCCTTGCCCAACTCTTTCAAAAATAA
- a CDS encoding cytochrome c biogenesis protein CcdA translates to MLNRTPTRALILLWPALTAAVLLGSPAAADFFLIYQYELERSSVRFYTDIRDGRPGIVAEFAGTKDLHYYASAKTAPAPGVELKIVVSAEGIRFGKPIFPTPSLFREEALNQDVEVFAGNFQIFVPAESGFQTASGPVEITLSGLACTSKLCLTPFRKTFRGVLRPAADSSGLPKLEQITEADSGGVFIPTQPQAESSLAGMLEGWTEDAAGQPTRRTSLFYFLLAIPAGLSINLMPCVLPILPLIILRLIANAKESPARRFALGLAFCGGIVLFFAVFAVLAVLIQMTTGAVIDLNSLYRQPNAVIVLFLLLVFFALAFLDVISFTLPSSLAGPQQTAGGILGSVGMGFFAGLLSTPCSGALLGAVLVWAQSQPPAVGSSAIVLMGTGMALPYLVLVSMPKLLDRLPKPGPWMDLMKKTGGFLLLILAVKFTLTALDKERLINVLLYGVIFAFCVWMWGQWVSAVTPAGRRRTVRAAALLVAAGCGFWLLPAEPPAAVNWQPYDAVRIEQALEDGQVVLIKFTADWCTNCKIVERKVYQRPDIAKLLSERNILTVKADTTQADFPASGDLKRVFGEAGNLPVTILLNPKTRTLLKLRGIFEPEQLLEAVRQIP, encoded by the coding sequence ATGCTGAATCGGACCCCTACGAGAGCCCTTATTTTGCTTTGGCCTGCTTTGACAGCCGCCGTCCTGTTGGGCAGTCCTGCGGCGGCGGATTTCTTTCTGATTTATCAATATGAACTGGAGCGTTCGTCCGTCCGGTTTTACACGGACATTCGGGACGGCCGGCCTGGAATTGTCGCGGAGTTTGCCGGCACAAAGGACCTGCACTACTATGCCTCCGCCAAAACGGCCCCGGCACCCGGAGTCGAGCTGAAAATCGTTGTATCCGCCGAAGGCATCCGCTTCGGCAAACCCATCTTCCCGACGCCCAGTCTGTTTCGGGAGGAAGCCCTCAATCAGGATGTAGAAGTCTTCGCAGGCAATTTTCAAATCTTTGTGCCGGCTGAGTCAGGGTTTCAGACGGCCTCCGGACCGGTGGAGATTACGCTGAGCGGCCTGGCCTGCACGAGCAAACTCTGTCTGACGCCGTTCCGCAAAACTTTTCGGGGTGTGCTCCGTCCCGCAGCCGACTCGTCCGGCCTGCCGAAACTGGAGCAAATTACGGAGGCGGATTCCGGCGGCGTGTTTATCCCCACCCAGCCCCAAGCAGAGTCTTCGCTGGCTGGGATGCTGGAGGGCTGGACGGAAGATGCGGCCGGACAGCCGACACGTCGGACGTCCCTGTTTTACTTTCTGCTGGCGATTCCGGCCGGTCTGTCCATCAACCTGATGCCCTGTGTGCTTCCGATTCTTCCGCTGATTATTCTGCGTCTGATTGCCAACGCCAAAGAATCGCCGGCCCGCCGTTTTGCCCTCGGGCTGGCCTTCTGCGGCGGGATTGTGCTGTTTTTTGCCGTGTTTGCGGTGTTGGCGGTGCTGATTCAGATGACGACCGGCGCTGTGATTGATCTGAACTCACTGTATCGGCAGCCGAACGCCGTGATTGTCCTGTTTCTGCTGCTGGTGTTTTTTGCGCTGGCGTTTCTGGATGTGATTTCGTTTACGCTGCCGTCTTCGCTGGCCGGCCCGCAGCAGACCGCCGGCGGAATCCTCGGTTCCGTCGGAATGGGCTTCTTTGCCGGACTTTTGAGCACTCCGTGCAGCGGGGCCCTGCTGGGAGCGGTGCTGGTGTGGGCGCAGTCTCAGCCGCCCGCGGTCGGCAGCAGCGCAATTGTGCTGATGGGGACGGGGATGGCCCTGCCGTATCTGGTGCTGGTGAGCATGCCTAAGCTGCTCGACCGGCTGCCCAAACCGGGGCCCTGGATGGACCTGATGAAAAAGACCGGCGGGTTTCTGCTGCTGATTCTGGCGGTGAAATTTACCCTGACCGCTCTGGACAAAGAGCGGCTGATTAACGTCCTTTTGTACGGCGTGATTTTTGCCTTTTGTGTGTGGATGTGGGGACAGTGGGTTTCGGCGGTGACTCCGGCCGGCCGGCGGAGAACCGTTCGGGCGGCGGCGCTGCTGGTGGCGGCGGGCTGCGGTTTTTGGCTCCTGCCCGCTGAACCGCCCGCCGCTGTGAACTGGCAGCCCTATGACGCCGTCAGGATTGAACAGGCCCTCGAAGACGGACAGGTTGTGCTGATTAAGTTTACCGCCGACTGGTGCACAAACTGCAAGATTGTGGAGCGCAAGGTCTATCAGCGGCCGGACATCGCCAAACTGCTGTCCGAGCGGAATATCCTGACCGTCAAGGCCGATACAACCCAAGCGGATTTTCCGGCCTCCGGCGACCTCAAACGCGTCTTCGGCGAGGCCGGCAACCTGCCGGTCACCATCCTGCTCAATCCAAAAACCCGAACCCTGCTGAAACTCCGCGGCATCTTTGAACCCGAGCAGCTGCTGGAGGCCGTCCGACAGATTCCCTGA
- the secG gene encoding preprotein translocase subunit SecG: MSTTLAVMSFLTSVLMVLFLLVAVLLILVILIQKGKGGGLGAMFGGMGASSLLGSKTGDVLTWITISLVAAFLVLGVLLDKTLKVQARQVPSAAPAASAPSGSPEAPASSEQPGAPAAPAAETPAPAAPEAAKPSSPTPPAQNP; the protein is encoded by the coding sequence ATGAGCACAACGCTGGCAGTGATGTCCTTTCTGACAAGTGTTCTGATGGTGCTGTTTCTTCTGGTTGCCGTGCTGCTGATTCTGGTGATTCTGATCCAGAAAGGCAAAGGCGGCGGACTGGGGGCGATGTTCGGCGGGATGGGGGCTTCCAGTCTGCTGGGGTCCAAAACCGGCGACGTGCTGACCTGGATTACCATCAGTCTGGTGGCTGCATTTCTGGTGCTGGGGGTTCTGCTGGACAAGACTCTGAAGGTTCAGGCCCGACAGGTTCCGTCCGCTGCGCCGGCTGCTTCGGCACCGAGCGGCAGTCCGGAAGCGCCGGCTTCTTCGGAACAGCCGGGCGCGCCAGCCGCTCCGGCAGCCGAGACACCGGCTCCGGCGGCACCGGAAGCGGCCAAGCCGTCTTCGCCAACTCCTCCTGCGCAAAATCCGTAA
- the gmk gene encoding guanylate kinase produces MTNASNKKGKLVILSGPSGVGKTSISREIIRRLGAYFSVSLTTRPIGAGERDGVDYHFVSKEEFERALANNELLEHACVFGNYYGTPRRPVEEALAAGRIALLEIDVDGARQVVRHFPDAITIFILPPRLEDLAKRLNARNRGEDEQARLKRLQRAQEEIAAAAREYKYRVVNDDLNRAIEEVIQIIQNEPK; encoded by the coding sequence ATGACGAACGCTTCCAATAAAAAAGGCAAGCTGGTGATTTTGTCCGGGCCGTCCGGCGTCGGCAAGACCTCCATCAGCCGGGAAATCATCCGGCGGCTGGGGGCCTATTTCAGCGTGTCGCTGACGACCCGGCCCATTGGGGCCGGCGAGCGGGACGGCGTGGATTACCATTTCGTCTCGAAAGAAGAATTTGAGCGGGCGCTGGCTAACAACGAACTGCTTGAGCATGCGTGCGTATTCGGGAATTATTACGGCACGCCGCGCCGGCCGGTGGAGGAGGCGCTGGCGGCCGGGCGCATCGCCCTGCTTGAAATCGACGTGGACGGTGCCCGGCAGGTTGTCCGGCATTTTCCGGATGCGATTACGATTTTCATCCTGCCGCCGCGGCTGGAGGACCTGGCCAAGCGGCTGAACGCCCGCAACCGGGGCGAGGATGAACAGGCCCGGCTCAAGCGGCTTCAGCGGGCTCAGGAGGAAATCGCGGCGGCGGCCAGGGAGTACAAATACCGTGTCGTCAACGATGACCTGAACAGGGCCATCGAAGAGGTGATACAAATCATCCAAAATGAACCGAAATAA
- a CDS encoding methylated-DNA--[protein]-cysteine S-methyltransferase, translated as MDKDRKSPFIRKRKYLSYFPLFVNRFSAGAKQRLITGIMALYYSIFETAFGWFGILGTEKVLARTCLPLPNPQDVSATLLNGQTARRKSDYKKELQKRIQEYFEGKPTDFAGVPISYEGFSEFFKKVFEELKNVRYGQLTTYGKLALQAGFPKASRAVGRALAANPLPLIVPCHRVIRADGTVGGFSAEGGVAMKEKMLRLEQSVSKTGQNLSYI; from the coding sequence TTGGATAAAGACAGAAAATCTCCCTTTATCAGGAAACGAAAATATTTATCATATTTTCCGCTGTTCGTCAACCGCTTTTCCGCTGGAGCGAAACAAAGACTTATAACGGGCATTATGGCTCTATATTATTCCATATTTGAAACCGCTTTCGGCTGGTTCGGGATACTCGGCACTGAGAAGGTTTTGGCACGCACATGCCTTCCTTTGCCGAACCCGCAGGATGTTTCCGCAACCCTTTTGAACGGACAAACGGCCCGTCGGAAATCGGATTATAAGAAAGAACTCCAAAAAAGAATACAGGAGTATTTCGAGGGGAAACCAACAGATTTCGCCGGCGTCCCGATTTCCTACGAGGGATTCTCGGAGTTTTTCAAAAAAGTATTTGAGGAACTGAAAAACGTAAGATACGGCCAATTAACAACATATGGCAAATTAGCCCTTCAAGCCGGCTTTCCGAAGGCCTCACGGGCCGTCGGCCGAGCACTCGCGGCCAACCCGCTGCCGCTGATTGTCCCATGTCATCGAGTCATCCGCGCCGATGGGACTGTGGGTGGTTTTTCCGCCGAGGGAGGCGTTGCAATGAAGGAAAAAATGCTCCGTTTAGAGCAGTCTGTTTCTAAAACAGGACAGAACCTCTCCTATATATAG
- a CDS encoding DNA-directed RNA polymerase subunit omega, whose amino-acid sequence MIEELKDTAIIKKVGGRFKLSAIIQKRLLEMMEGGRPLIENTEGMTPMEIVIEEIKQDKIAPDYGTPAEKPKKEPF is encoded by the coding sequence ATGATTGAAGAACTCAAGGACACAGCCATTATCAAGAAGGTCGGCGGACGGTTTAAATTGTCGGCGATTATCCAGAAGCGTCTGCTGGAAATGATGGAAGGGGGGCGGCCGCTGATTGAAAACACCGAAGGAATGACGCCGATGGAAATCGTCATTGAAGAGATTAAGCAGGACAAAATCGCTCCGGACTACGGCACGCCGGCGGAAAAACCGAAGAAAGAGCCGTTTTAA
- a CDS encoding Gfo/Idh/MocA family oxidoreductase, producing the protein MKRREFLAAAGMTAAAALTRPVSLFGMPAVPSARKKRIVLVGTGVRGISLWGKTLLEKHGDLLEFVGLCDINPGRAAYAKTYMGVDCPTFTNFEQMMDRTKPDAVIVTTVDGTHHEFIIKGLEMGAEVITEKPMTTDEDKCRKILQAEKRTGRKVHVGFNYRYGTHFTKIKEILASGRIGRLTSVDFHWYLNTDHGASYFRRWHGIRKHSGTLLVHKATHHFDLLNWWIDSDPIEVHAFGALEHYGHNNPFRHTHCRPCPHKDKCRFFWDITKNNHLMNLYVANEKYDGYLRDACLWRPEIDIFDKMAVQIKYANGVQVSYSLTTYSPFEGWQIAFNGFEGRLDSWDGIPWEKGLQMPSQDQLHAMEMKQDLEEDPTRFNSIMVSQNFGGVEQVKVPKVYGGHGGGDARLRERLFAAPNAPDPLGHAAGSRDGAMSILVGIAARKSIDTGKPVKIKDLTDLVPQVKRIQAV; encoded by the coding sequence ATGAAGAGAAGAGAGTTTCTGGCGGCGGCGGGGATGACCGCGGCGGCCGCCCTGACCCGTCCTGTTTCCCTGTTCGGCATGCCCGCCGTCCCCTCTGCCCGCAAAAAGCGAATCGTGCTGGTCGGCACCGGTGTGCGGGGCATTTCGCTGTGGGGCAAAACCCTGCTGGAAAAACACGGTGACCTGCTGGAGTTTGTCGGACTGTGCGACATCAATCCCGGCCGGGCGGCCTACGCCAAAACCTACATGGGCGTCGATTGCCCGACCTTTACAAACTTTGAGCAGATGATGGACCGGACCAAACCGGATGCCGTAATCGTTACGACTGTGGACGGCACGCATCACGAATTCATCATCAAAGGCCTCGAAATGGGGGCCGAAGTGATTACGGAAAAGCCGATGACCACCGACGAGGACAAGTGCCGCAAAATCCTCCAGGCGGAAAAACGCACCGGCCGCAAGGTGCATGTGGGCTTTAATTACCGCTACGGCACGCATTTTACAAAAATCAAAGAGATTCTGGCTTCCGGACGAATCGGCCGGCTGACCTCCGTGGATTTTCACTGGTACCTGAACACCGATCACGGGGCATCGTATTTTCGGCGATGGCACGGCATCCGCAAGCACAGCGGCACGCTGCTGGTGCACAAGGCCACACACCATTTTGACCTGCTGAACTGGTGGATTGATTCGGACCCGATTGAGGTGCATGCCTTCGGGGCGCTGGAGCATTACGGACACAACAACCCGTTCCGTCATACGCACTGCCGGCCCTGTCCGCACAAGGACAAGTGCCGCTTTTTCTGGGACATCACCAAAAATAACCATCTGATGAACCTGTATGTCGCCAATGAAAAGTACGACGGCTATCTGCGGGATGCGTGCCTGTGGCGTCCGGAGATTGACATCTTTGACAAGATGGCCGTGCAGATCAAATACGCCAACGGTGTGCAGGTAAGTTATTCGCTGACGACCTATTCGCCCTTTGAGGGCTGGCAGATTGCCTTTAACGGCTTTGAAGGCCGGCTGGACAGCTGGGACGGGATTCCGTGGGAGAAGGGACTGCAGATGCCCAGTCAGGACCAGCTGCATGCGATGGAGATGAAGCAAGACCTTGAAGAGGACCCGACCCGGTTTAACTCGATTATGGTTTCCCAAAACTTCGGTGGGGTCGAACAGGTCAAAGTGCCGAAGGTGTACGGCGGACACGGCGGCGGGGATGCGCGGCTGCGTGAGCGGCTGTTTGCAGCGCCGAATGCGCCGGACCCGCTGGGGCATGCGGCCGGCAGCCGGGACGGGGCCATGTCGATTCTGGTTGGGATTGCCGCCCGCAAGAGCATCGATACCGGCAAGCCCGTGAAAATCAAAGACCTGACGGACCTGGTGCCGCAGGTCAAACGCATCCAGGCCGTATAG
- a CDS encoding YicC/YloC family endoribonuclease, with amino-acid sequence MVSSMTGFGQAAAEVDGVLYTVEIRSLNNRYLKTQLRLPDIAAFLEDDLDKLHREQFHRGSINYSLRMKNVSGQALIDIDDQALRTYMARLTALVGGDSGPFRVDLASLLTLPGIVQPSTPDLETLEKIRQTVLDLTRQAFERLKETRLEEGKLLAEDLRTNCAAIREKLALIRQRKDAVVEEYHQRLRKRASDLLAQAQLEMDQALLAREVAIFAERSDISEELIRLETHLNHFEACLEGDEPAGRRLDFIAQELLREANTIASKASDALIAQWVIDIKCAVDRIKEQVQNIE; translated from the coding sequence ATGGTCAGCAGTATGACAGGGTTCGGACAGGCGGCGGCGGAGGTGGACGGTGTGCTCTATACCGTGGAAATCCGCTCGCTGAATAACCGCTACCTGAAGACGCAGCTGAGACTGCCGGATATCGCCGCCTTTTTGGAAGACGACCTGGACAAGCTGCATCGCGAACAGTTTCATCGGGGCAGCATCAATTACTCGCTGCGGATGAAAAATGTCAGCGGCCAGGCCCTGATTGACATTGATGACCAGGCCCTTCGGACGTATATGGCGCGGCTGACGGCCCTCGTCGGCGGCGACAGCGGCCCTTTTCGGGTTGATTTGGCTTCCCTGCTGACGCTGCCCGGGATTGTCCAGCCGAGCACGCCGGATTTGGAAACGCTCGAGAAAATCCGTCAGACGGTTCTGGATTTGACCCGGCAGGCCTTTGAACGGCTCAAAGAAACACGGCTGGAAGAAGGCAAGCTGCTGGCGGAGGACCTGCGGACCAACTGTGCGGCTATCCGGGAAAAACTGGCTTTGATTCGGCAGCGCAAGGATGCCGTCGTGGAAGAATATCACCAGCGGCTTCGCAAGCGGGCGTCGGACCTTCTGGCTCAGGCCCAGCTGGAGATGGACCAGGCCCTGCTGGCCCGCGAGGTGGCCATCTTTGCGGAGCGGTCGGATATCTCGGAGGAGCTGATACGCCTCGAAACGCATCTGAACCATTTTGAGGCGTGCCTGGAGGGGGATGAGCCGGCCGGACGCCGGCTGGATTTTATCGCACAGGAGCTGCTGCGCGAGGCCAACACCATCGCCAGCAAGGCCTCCGACGCCCTGATTGCCCAGTGGGTGATCGATATCAAATGCGCCGTGGACCGCATCAAGGAACAGGTGCAGAACATTGAATAG